tttatgtgtttactttgacaaaagtcgcgaaattctttgcccgtaaaacatcttccctgatccgctattatccggcagggactgccgaacaaaaatatagcggacttaagcgctttaatggtgttaacggagtctaacttacgggtatggtgcaaatatacgaacttggtgaaggcgtcgaccaacacaacgacgtattccttcgaatcgtttttaccgcttagtttgcccgttatgtccatatgaaccgtatgccaaggtatactggtcttaggtatggggtgtagttcggcttgtactctacccgaactcgcctttgaaactcgacaagcatgacagttctctacgaatttgcgaacatacttcgccattccttcgaaccagtaatactcgtacagtttctcaagcgttttatcccaacctaagtgcataatggactggtgcacatggttaataacagaccacctaaaccctctcggaacgatgggcaggcagagagttctaccttttctctgtattttacggtgaagggtgccggaccgtaactcatacgtattcgcgacatcttccgcgagctcttcgttctgcaatttatcgacgatctcggcaatttgtgggtcgcgacgttgttccgctagtagccaatcgtcggagatttcggttaggttaatttctttctctacgattttgctaaacgtactgcgatccaagtctacgggatttcgcgaaaagaaatctacgtgggccattcgtttaccttcccggtacataatgtcgaaggtaaaagtttgcaggtaagcccaccatctgtaaaccctgtcgttcaagtgtaccttactactggatgctttcagggagttgcaatcggtgacgacgagaaattctcgtccgtgtaagtaatgacggaagtgtttgacggcgtttacaactgctaacgtttccaattcgtaggaatgatacctagattccgcagggctagtccttttgctataatactccactactcgatttttgccttcgaccctgtgcattagaatggctccatatccttccgagctagcgtccgtatgtagttctatggggtaattggggtcaaatatcatcagaaccggcgcgtcagtcaggacggaaattaccttttgtcttatctgttcgtgcctatccgtccaaggtatattcttgttactcgaggtaagtgcgtacaggggtttcattacttgtgaaaatttgggaacgaagcttcggaaataagaggccaaacctatgaattgtctaagttgtgtgacggtcgacggtgcaggtaaagaactcaaggcttgtattttacccgggtttggacggacttctccgttacggattacgtatcccaagtagagtaccgatgtctttaaaaaggagcatttcgaaaagttaaaggagaatccggctttcacgagggtatctaatacggtgcttaacctttctagagcttgatcgattgagtcggcgataattaggacgtcgtccaagtaaacaacaacgaacgaatacgcgaggtcgcctaaggcgttgagaatggccctttggaaaacggatggtgcgtttttcaaaccgaacggcatagtcacgtattcgtattgcccgtcgggtgtaacgaacgccgtatattccgtcgaattaggatgaatgggaatttgatggaatccgctggccatgtccaggctaatgaagtatctcgccttctgcaatctcgcgatttgatccgcgatgaggggtaggggataccggtccgcgaccgtatttttatttagtgcccgaaaatctacgcacagtctatctgagccgtctttcttctttacaagtaagacagggctcgcgaacggcgagctgctcggcctcacgatttttgctctaattaactcgtctattctctcacgcactatcctacgctcttcttcgctaagtcggtaggggcttctttgcacggtaacattaggatcgattaaccgtatttctaactggcccgtgcttacgcgagtacgtgggaagcccgtaatgaatgaatctttgaatttctcgaggacagaaattaaccgacttttatcgttgccaactacgtcagtgtcaaccgcattgatattgatctcgtcctcggaggttttactacaggcattaatagtcttcgttttacaaatatcgacgctattccgtgtaatagttacatcaaaaccctggcttaagatctcgcggccaatcatgatatcataatgtaagtgactatcggccagaacgtggaaggttatctccaatgtaaaacagttaatgcgcaccgtagataagatctgggaggtactcttaacgcaggtgtttcctattcctcgcataactactatatctgttgttctccttccggagaatttcggagcgacagattctctaattaatgagcactcggctccggaatcgaagtaaaatgggaacgactcacccagatgacttagactaccggctggggactccaccacgcaggagttgactttacgctcatccttgaggcctggtctaccgtcccgtcgtgccgggcagttaggtgcgatatggccttccgcatgacacctgtagcagaccaccttggacggtgcggccggtcggtttccttcctggcgtcgtgcatccctctgttgttcgccctgcatcctcttgcggcagtccttgattctgtgtccgagagtaccacagtaatgacacctcgtctggtggcccgataacttgcgtcgcttagcttcgggttccgccggtgcatatctcggcgaagatgtcgactcttcttcgtaacaaaagggtcgcatttcgctcaggaattggtcctccgttctgatatcgctcgtgagggccagtcgtttaagacgttggtcgtgtggaattaatatgtagagagtgacagcgttaagtatttcgtctagCGTAGAATGTTGCCACCGCATCTGCAGGAGGGAGCGGACACGGCCGGCAAACGCCCCCGTGGATTCGCCCGCTCCCCGCGGTTCCctggataccttgattaacgatgaggacgtcgtctctcggccaccgaactgtgtaaggaatcgttccttaactttaggccaagtaatttctccgtttcccgttgttcgcgccagccaatgtgctgcagaaccctgtagagagtcacttaaggcagagtatagcgcgccacctcgcagggggttgtcctccatggccatactaacagccgcgcaccacgcgGCTGGGTCGGCGCCTGCGACTTCTGGGTTAAAATGTGGGAATTTGGTGATTCCCGTATTTGGTCGTTGCATTAGCGTATGCATCAGGTTGCTCATGGTAGCGACCTGCCCTTCCAGCGTTCGCAACCGTTcgaatcccacttctgatgtcggatcttcactgggaatggggttgtgggcgtcaaatgaatcttctcgaggattagccattgatacagtacacacaggcgtagtttattgcaatgatagaattattacagtcttaacagttgatcacagcggttcggcactcgcgacgctagtgacgatgttctcgggctcaataacgaatccgcggccaacgggatgacgacagaacgttcacacaaagtctaagtctgaaaataatcactgatcgcgaaggcgttactccttgatcgatgagatcgcgagcgagaatgcctttcctgtcccgatgatgccacagaggaaaactataatggggtgtgtctaaggacacgagatcatcggattcgtcgagaaaagccttcgttcagaaagtaagggaaattggcgttgctgctaattggtcaatctctatatcggtggttagaaaaggatgttagccgccctcgagggaaagttgctagtgggagacgccgttcgttaaaaaatatgtctcccctatcttcccgtagctgggacaaagactgtttgtctgtttgaaggactttagttaactaaaccttaagatttattacgggccctcgggctagccgaacatgtactgcggagacgcatcgacatctggcaatcatcttactcgaagaatagggtctgcgtgtggcgagccacgggacagaaaccgttggaatgtttactgtcgcgtgtcgccacgaatatttcttttaaggagagctatagaattactccataccttgttaggcaaaacgttcatcccgtgaccgcggctacgttcggcgactgactgtcgcctcgagcccaagctcattatcacaattctcgaataattacaatcgggttgaataactacaattgtttgattacagctatagtagactctaggttacaatgttgcggggttatccaaaattccaaaggctccggtgttcttttcatctccgacatatatatatatatataattaattaaaaagggggaaatataattctgtaatatcgtagaatagctttgattgaagatcggctgaaattagaaaacaccgtgtacgtcgtctttttgtagtttgtttacatccaagagcgcctagtaacagtgacgcgagaaaagataaacagcgtcaaaacagaagtacggtttcatatttcaaggagtggcaatcgagaggccagagcatgtgagccagaaagtgtgtgcgtgtgcgtgtgcgtgtgcgtgtgtgtgtgtgtgtgtgtgtgtgagaggacgagagcaagagcgagcacgaccgagcaggaatgcattggcgagggtcagagttgatcgagacgtcgaagcatagagtcgttagaattgtcgagtgttagagttgctagtgagagagagagagagagagagagagagagagttaccaaatataaaaaatacgagcgttgcatttagttttcctgttaatcaaacatcgtttctctgtctaactaatatctgtattttcaatccattattaataaattataattaattggacaaaattacacctttaatatattccgatattacattatcgcgatgtaatatttatcatgcttattttgtacgtaaaacgaatcgttggaatattcccgaagctaacgaagcatttcccaaaagttaaaccgaagaaattaacgcgaatagttaagtgaaatgtttccattaacttgctgaccaaccggcaaataaaaaatcataaaaattgtttcaatgtgttgaggtcacgcataacttcttttttcattgacgattaccaaacaggtaaaatttcgaaattgtacgaaggccacgtgaccagatcgtattggaatttgaagtgcatggaaaaagacaactcgaagtacaaaccttgagctgtactactcgaagtacaaacgtgaactaatggatgcagaaaagcaattaacgccaaacatccgaacagcatcttggagcccgtcattgttctgaaataaaagaagtgacgaattaaaaagacgcaggactaataataataaaggaaacttagttcgtattataaattgaatttacatcagaaaagaagcacgatcaagcgaaacagatcgtagaaatgacaaatatcatcgatatacgtttcagtgtaatttcacttttgaaaattatttagtttaatacgatcgtattcatcgctctgaaactttcattgtgctgcaatttgtgctgcgtctttttaatttctctatctttctgtgttttcggaaaaattacttgaaacattaagaattgcttgccttattttattttcgattagttaggatttgattattccaggtaagctttattatttataacaggttttatcacttgtttattatttaggagtttgttattttaggattagtaccttttaggatttcttatccttcgagtttctgtttcagatatctaggtctatttcaagatgttttattacattaggattatttattcgattaagataatttaagagtttcacaatgtacaaagaaataatcgcgtgaaatttagatttatgctttaaacgtattaaacacgcggtaatttcaatgtctatagcctcgaacgtgttctgattagttgtgtcattgtctgtgacattgaaatcacaaaaatccattgcaagtgtgctgtcatgcaatgtggatgtaattgggttttttgggtatttcctgtatcatctgatttgtacagtactattttaacgcaaggacaggaaagttattatatatttcccgtccattatttgaatcgttgtgaagtgtaacgaattatattcgattcgaggagatgttaatgaattacccatttcatatgtaattacatggaaataaaaatcattgcaaaaataattgatctaatgacaacggaatttccaatatttttttgtttcgtcacgtctttttcataatatatcttttataggtacgtgatttattaatcgttcgaatggaaataattattcgtataatattcaaatgattctagccataaaataaattaaaacgatacctgtcaatgatatgcaatctgcgtatgacgtcaacctcgatctatgcttatacaagaaattttatcaatcaatgactagatatacaataatcaaatattataaaatttcctgaaaacctttaggtgttaatattaaggtgttaatatctttaatatttgcaagttattgtttagcgctaattagttagaatgtaacaagtggtgtaccagaattgagataattaagccacacgaacaatcttatttagatctttttaattttttaattctcttttgctccaatactttgtaaaattaatcttcattagctactacacatcatagaataacaagagataatttttcttatataacgtttcattcataaaatctatcattaaagtatatcttcataaaaatatcattccatactaacggtatatttggtgtcattttattatatattaaaagaatgtactcattgctgctatatttcagatgaaaaaaaggaggcaacgattttacagtaaaatcgttcgtttacaactgattcatttacatttcatgataatactgtgcattctgaatatgctatgatttggtttaaaataataaatagtccattcttgcatactattgttccagctttacttgtattttcgatattgatataaatagaaagacaattaatgtcgttcgagtctattttcggatcatttatattacgtttaatccatatagttattatatgagacatagtatcgtaaaatttggaagaataaaacgttcgtacaggatgtacattttataagaactccaacaaatctgcgtgtgcacctaaaatacaaaccgatagtgattgttcataagtttatatacattatctaatgtcaatcgaaggtatcaattctttttctccataagagtactttttcatttatatgtgttcaaaaatacatgtgttcaaccgtgaagcatatgtcacctataacgaaaaagagttttcctatacttaatatttcctttatatacccatgaaagtctattcttcgcgtagtatgaaattatgaataaatctggaatattgttcaatctgaaaagaaaaataacttattgacatcattcattgatacgagattcagaatgtttgttttgtcttgcagagaaagaaggcagccctttcttttaatgtgaaatagaaagcgaaaatttgaaaacagattttttggaaatttacttgcaaatatcgttttcaatatcgtgattttcttcccaatggtactgtactttcaaattttccagtatccctctaaaaacaaaaagtcgaacctcgttattattaacgtaggcattacaaggaagagaagtattagaaagcagctcctttttattatggatttctttataatcgtgtaaataagaaattccggaaattttttcctcaagaatttaattcttgtgttttgattgataattattacactgcatactaacttttcgcatactgttcgcgtctaacaatttcctaataataactacttcaaaattacatatgttcttgcacgaattcaaaagtacgtatgatacaattacaattgattctaaaataataattatttaaagatattaagatactaattgaacgtttcactatatttcaaaatctggaacaacaaatttttatttataaaaaatgaaactgtctttatatattctttgtcatgatgctatatCTTATTTCttatgtcgacattttttaaaattcattttgttatctctacgcaatatgaaaattcatatactgcttaatattttttacatattatccatccaccgcatgatatctcctgaaaaatcaaaatattaatgttatattattacaatgcttcttaaatttcaatttttgacaaatttgaaatccaatatattttgcacaattgttatttatcaaaaaattctaagttagtaactttcttttcaaatggcaaataacatatactttgacttacctgtaagtttttgttcctaatcatcatttcctcttatagaacatcattattgatcttataattactaccggtgtcatagatattgtagtggctacaactgaattaatagaaaatgataaataactgtgtataacactaacacataactgtgtataacaatgacacataacttttacttacatatcagtcgataagggattactgtgatatcctgttgatgtttcttaaggcacttgattaggtgtgatacggtatcattccttatggtatactgtagataagtattttagaaaataacaagaataaatctaaattattcagaggttccagtttcggcttagacataaatacaggaccatttgcaaagaagaaagggtgcgtttctacagcctcgttatagtaaccatgaataccaatctctgaattactggttactaaacataaatatcctataaaatttaatatatttctttaatttttaatacatacatgagttagtagttctaaattatgaatcatcctacctgtgatattacacttttccttataatatcatcactcaagtgaacaacattaagatcatgtaaaccatgtcatcctatcttactgtgaagatacttagttatgttatctaacattataaaaatatcatcaaattcaagtccttttattcacatcacatggccacgacgatctggttcttcgttatataatgttctaaaatttgtcgtatatataggatgtacaaaccctgatatcaaggtatcagttcttccttcccaagggacagtttcattaaaattctgatagaattaaaaattaattattaatattctaacaatcatatatgttaaatacattatagtcaacgatatatacctgagcgaatgtaggggtgattccttgataattataaatgtcatcagcccacatcattgtgccacttctttgtactccagcctctcgattaacagcctaaacaaacatacaaaattttatagaagctgcacaaaatatagtatatatgcgcaatattgaagcgttcaaggggatataaaggtaatgtacatcacatacacgtgtactctcatgcaacaaaatacaattagatttaatagtataaactcttttattcatcataatagattggaaatttaagtgtcttacgagggtgagtaaaaagttaccctctctgtcggtgtagaatttattttaagcaattgtcaaaaaagacatacatcattttttgacataatcactcaatttctgtatacactttgtccatttgctgaaggaccttcgtattttctcgttaaaaaatgttttgggctgagctgcaaaccacgaatgcatcgtcgtcttcaccttttcatcagctttttcggcatccatctcgcacaaactttttaaaacccaaatctgtcgtgcactattgcataagcagagccgtggctgatttgcaaatgatttgccacattatccagtgtcactcgtctattccatagatagcacgttcaatgttgtcatcgtggatgtggacgggcgtccagctgttttttcataacacttgtgcgatattctttgaacttttgtgcccattcaaacacacttcatgacaaaacactttctccataatgtgcattaaatctttgataaatataggcattaAACATAACCTcagaccacaagaaacgaatcacagcatcctgcacaaacgaattgacgtaacacaatgaaacctacgcagcagcactgaacagatatagacgtcatacgaagagtgcagatggatcaatatggtcgacagaagttttaactatctggagtgcggataaatttttaccgagagtcgtataggaatctataatctgtaagtacacctttggctgaatggaaatttctcttacatatagtcaaaaatgcagaaacagtgtattgaattggaaagtgataaaaaataagtgaagtttcgaggttgcatgtgattgcatgaatatacaggacgtttttagcgaataaaaaataattttgaaagacacgagacttatcttgtattttatgtactctctgtgtccgaatttccagaagctctctatcttatgaagtgttttagattagccggaaaattttgtatgtacatacaagaagtatacgatctaagtggaatattccattattctcttgatacaacagaaacgaaatttacagaacttctcagaaagttggtttattattaccaaattaatagaattaatatacgtttatcatctttacatacctaagtcgtggaggtttatcgtgcgtaaaaaattagtgtcgtttcaaagttacatttcgtacattttaagcctataatttgtaacgtacaaaacaatgtaaatttgagctgtttcttatctccacaataagaaaatccaactttacgttttttacacaatgatatttatggaacagtaatatcatattattgcatcgcttggagaatgaagtcaaggtacgatgtgaccctagtgtaaacgctgggatacccagctgtgccgcacttataagcataagacacaatacctattaaatacgaggttcattcatgttgtatcagcagtggtccgccgcggtcagcctgaaaggatcgttaaatttttaatcaaagatactgaaatatatcgatcgaattgtattgaaattatacttatatacagtaataatcttctattgatttgtgtattgaaatactccaatttataatgtacatgttatatgtattttgagcaaaactaagattagaaggaaattagattaaataccataatgaggtgtgagaagtgggcaagactattaaattgtgtttatctattatttctaatgtttaagacgtcgacttgatgttaattcgaattgacgtgtcttcagataccgtatagtttgtagtaactctgtaacttaattaccgtacaagaatcctctccaccctgagcatgttcggcgcatattataccatcagtggtagcaggtgcattaggaaatttggaataagctattttgcattcggcgttcttaatcactggcatttgtacttccattaatgcattacgtcgtggtcgtcctacgaagaaaataagaaagatatttaagactggaactgtttaattttattataaaattgatatcacttactatatcttaacgctccccatccagcaacaagggggttatagccgacgaagttgctctttcgtaggggctctttcgtacaaatgggatatacgtaccctgaaaaataaaaaaataaatgaaaatgcaggaaacgaatgaccaaaagtatgagaaagaattgtacacgctttacgacacaatatatgtgtacaataagaaatttcaggatatgatacttcagtaatactcaatagcatatatatatgtatgtatatatatatatatatatatatatatatatatatatatatatatatatttgaggacttactcgaaaatggcacctcctccaccaatctaagaatggcaatattatgattgtgtatgttttctattccatccatatgtgcacaatgtgctgcggtcaaaacatgcctagccgttatcagggaacctccgtacttccatagtggtttgtctgggtttcggggattacgaaaacttaatgcagcgatccatggccaagcggctaaaatgcaatagtcatagttgtgaatatacataattttttctcacataacgagtaacaacgattattacctattcgatattcgatcatacagcagacgataagtacatacgtacaaatactctgaaatagagatttgataaagacagaaattaaatttttattccagtggaatacaaattattaaataattctatataatttctatttgaactatactgaactataaagttcaaacgtgtaatttctgccctaacagtttttgatctctatccatattattactcctatatcaattttttatttcaagcaaaaagatactgttcctaacatgaagtaaaagaaagaaataattcaagttaataagtaaagttactaccgataaaatcatagcattattatttagtctaattgaaatgtacattgatgtgctgtttaatgcctttaaagttcattctttgcagtaaatggcttattattaatcggaaagaaagacataaaacgtgccttcttgattgtccggtgtggtacgtacattctggatcaaacaattttaaaacatttatacagttcaaagatgcgtaagaaagcgacaccgattactcaactttcgaagtaaaaagccgatcaagtccaccggattgccctacagacacgtattaatccgtaagagttagtcaacatgttgataataattatctaaagaaacttttcacgtgaaaatataaaattttaattgattagatattgtgttagccatacttaagaaagaaaatgaaaatgaatgaaatgaaagaaaaggactaccttcaacctcattttttaaataaacactttgtcagttttgcggtaaataaattcttaggaattcaggacagtttttagtgaatcattttgtttcgaccgttcgcggagagacgcgatcgc
This is a stretch of genomic DNA from Bombus vancouverensis nearcticus unplaced genomic scaffold, iyBomVanc1_principal scaffold0084, whole genome shotgun sequence. It encodes these proteins:
- the LOC143305082 gene encoding uncharacterized protein LOC143305082: MANPREDSFDAHNPIPSEDPTSEVGFERLRTLEGQVATMSNLMHTLMQRPNTGITKFPHFNPEVAGADPAAWCAAVSMAMEDNPLRGGALYSALSDSLQGSAAHWLARTTGNGEITWPKVKERFLTQFGGRETTSSSLIKVSREPRGAGESTGAFAGRVRSLLQMRWQHSTLDEILNAVTLYILIPHDQRLKRLALTSDIRTEDQFLSEMRPFCYEEESTSSPRYAPAEPEAKRRKLSGHQTRCHYCGTLGHRIKDCRKRMQGEQQRDARRQEGNRPAAPSKVVCYRCHAEGHIAPNCPARRDGRPGLKDERKVNSCVVESPAGSLSHLVTHEDV